The DNA region ACACTGCGTCGGCGCGACGCACTGGCGTCACACGCCAACGCCTATCGTCTGGTGCACGGCGAGGGCGACGGGCTGCCGTCGCTGGTGGTCGATCGCTACGACGAATGGCTGGTGGTACAGCTCCTGTCGGCGGGACTCGAAACACAGCGCGAACACATCGTGGCCTCGCTGCGCGAGCTGACGGGGTGCCGCGGCATTCTGGCGCGTCACGATGTGCCGTCGCGTGAGCGCGAGGGCCTGGAACGCAGCGTGGAGCTGCTGTACGGCGAAGTGCCGCGCACGGTCGAGGTACGGGAGCACGGCGTGCGATACCTCGCCGCGCCGTGGGATGGTCAGAAGACCGGCGCATTTCTCGATCAGCGCGAGAATCGCGTGCTGGTTGGGCAACTGGCGCGCGGGCGCGCGCTCGACTGTTTTGCCTATCACGGCTCGTTTGCGCTGCATCTCGCGCAGCGCGCCGAGCATGTCACGGCGCTGGATATATCGGCGCCAGCGCTGGCGCGTGTGGCCGAGCACGCGGCGCGCAACGAGTTGCACAACATCGACGCGGTGGAAGGCGATGCGTTTGACGTGCTGCGAGCCTGGCATCGGGAAGGGCGGCAGTTCGACACCATCGTGGTGGATCCGCCGGCGTTTGCAAAATCACGCGCTGCGCTCGACGGCGCGCTGCGTGGGTACAAGGACATCAATCTGCAGGCCATGAAGGTCCTGGCGCCGGGTGGGACGCTGTTCACGGCGTCGTGCAGTCATCACCTGTCGCGTGGATTGTTTTTCGAGATGCTGCAGGAGGCGGTGGGAGACAGCGGGCGGCGGTTTGCGCTGCGTGCGTTCACGGGGCAGCCGGTGGATCATCCGGAGATCATCGGCATACCGGAGACGGGGTATTTGAAGGGGGCGGTGCTTGAGAGTATGGATTGAAGGGGGGAATTTCGCTTGAGGGCTCGATGAAATCGGGGCGCGATCCACTGCCGTGGGCTATGGGCTGTGAGCTATGAGTGGGAGTGGTTCATGCTGCCACATCACAGAGTCCCACGCATCGTGCACCGCGGAAACGGGTAAGCCGATCCCCCGGATTACGCGATGCGGCCGGGTGAACCACTCCCACTCATAGCTCACAGCCCATAGCGCACGGCAGTGGATTGCATTTCGAATTCTTGCTGATAAGGAGCGAGCTACGCCTCGCATACCACTACCCTCAGCGCTGACACTTTCTGCACGCATACGTACTGCGCCCCGCCTGCACGGAACGCACGATGCGCGAACCACAGCGCGCACAGGCCTGCCCTTCCCTGTCGTACACCCGCCACTCCTGCGGCTCGTCGTACGGTGAACCATCGTGAATGCCACGGTTGTAGTAGCGCGTTGCCGGCGCGGTGCGCAGTGCTTCCTGAATGCCGTCGCGCAGTCGGGTAAGACGCGCGGTTTGCCGCGCGCCGGTGAGCGCGTTGGCCGGAGTCTCCGGACTGATGCGCGCCAACCAGAGTGCCTCCGACGCGTAGATGTTGCCGACACCTGCCACCACGCGCTGATCGAGCAGCACCGGTTTGATGGGCGCGCGCCGCGACGCGAGTGCGTCGCGCAGGGCGTCGACGGTGAAGTCGTCACTCAGTGGTTCCGGCCCCAGGTCGGGCAGCACAAAACGGTCGGGCGCGTGCCAGCGCACGACCGCAAAGGCGCGCGAGTCGACCAGACTCACGCGCATGCCCTCGCGCGTGTCGAGTCGTACCCGTTCGAAGCGCGGCGCGTCGCCGCCCACGTCGCCAAAGGCCCAGTCGCCGGTCATGCGGAAGTGCACTTCCAGCACGCTGCGGTCGTCGAGGTGAAGCAACTGGATCTTGGCCCGTCGCTCGACCAGGCTAACCTGGCGGCCGACCAGCGCACGCCGGTGGGCCGGGGGCAGGTGCCGTGCCGCCGAGGGGTGCAAGACGTCGACGGCGGTCAGGGTGTGGCCGAGGACGGCGCTGCGGAGGCGGCGGGCGGCGAATTCGACTTCGGGGAGCTCTGGCACGGACCAAAGAGAAGCGTAAGGTGGACGGCGTAAGGTGGACGGCGGGAAGGGGGAGAGGACGGCGTAAGGTGGGAAACGTAAGGTGGACAGCGCGAAGGGAGCTGCGCAAATGGAAACAGCGATAGCCACCAATCGATTCCCAATCCTTCGCTTACGAATCGCCACATCACAAAATTGGGTCTTGCGGATTTCTCGCACGGCCGTAAGTTGTCCACATTCTTCCACAGCCCCGAGGGCTACTCCCATCAGTTCGCCACGCTCCCTCAAGTACGAGTACGAGCTCTACGTCGAGAGCGAAATCGAGGACTACAAGGACTCGGTGTCGCGCGCGTCATTGCTCAAGATCGGCGACGAGGCCGTGGAAGTCCTGCGCAAGTCCGACCAGATCGCGCTCACCGAACTGCTGGTGTGGCAAGAGGTTGACCGCATCATCGCGCGTCGCCTGCGCCTGCCCACCTACGCCACCTGGAAGCGCCGGCGCCTGAAGATGCTGGCCGAGTTCCGGACGCCGGAACACTGGGGCATCGCGCCGGATGCGGCGTTTGTGCGCGAGTTGGCCGACTCCACCGACTGTCATGTCCTCGTGGCTGGCGCTGAGCGCGAGGGCCCTGCCCTCTACCTGGCTGCGCGCGGTGCCGCGGTGACGGCCGTGGAGCCCGAGGAAGACGCCGTGGAGCGCGTCGTGAAGGCCGCGCATGCTGCCGGCCTCACCGAGCGGGTCCGTGGCCTCTGCGCCGATCTGGGCGGCTGGGCGCCGGACGTGGCGCTGCATGCGGTGGTGTGCACACCCAGCGCGTTTGCCGGTCTCGATGTCATGGACCGCGCGCGGGTCATCGAGGTGTTGCAAAGCGCCACCGTTGACGGCGGCGTCCATCTCGTCGAAACCATTGCCGCCGGCACCGACCGACTGCCGCTCGAAGAGCTGCACTCCCGCTACCACGGCTGGACAATCTCCGTGGAGCGCTCGGCGGGCAGCCGAGAAACTTTCATGGCGCGGAAAGCCACCGTAACTGCAGCGTAGAGTTTTGAGTTTTGAGCTTTGAGTTGGGACGAAGGCGTGTCGCGAAGCGACACGCTTTTTCGTTTCTGTGACGTGTCAGGTGGACACCATGTGATGGCGGACACGGCCATGAAAATGCACGAAACGTTTGCCGCATAAGGAGTTGCCGAATCAGAACGATTTGGCACCATCTCTGCTACATATGGGGCATCACCGCACTCGGCGGTAACACATCGCAATTCCAGGGGTGGAGGGTCACCCATCATGCGTATCAAGCATCTGCTGCAGGAACTGGCCAACGAACAGGAAGCGCTGGGCATCGTGATTGCCGACGGTGGCCGCGGCGACGCGACGGCCACGCGTTTCAGCGCGTTCGTGTGGGGGCCAGTGCCGGACGAGGCGGAGCTTCCCGCCGAGACCGTCGAACTGGTAGCCGCGACGGCGTAATCCGCACGTTGGCGACGGTGCAGCGGCTTTCGCGATAGCCGCTCCCGCGGCTCAGCGGGCCCTCAAAACGTGAAAGGCGTCGGCAGACATGCCGACGCCTTTCGCGTGTATACGAGTTCGCTGGGAAGCGAATTACGCCGCGGCGGGTGCCGGAGCCGGAGCCGCCTTCTTGGTGCGCTTGGTCGCCTTGCGGGCGCCCTTCTTCGCAGCCTTCTTGGCACCCTTCTTTGCCGCCTTACGCGGGGCCTTCTTCGCGGCCTTCTTGGTCACCTTCTTGGCGGCCTTGCGGACCGTCTTCTTCGCGGCCTTCTTGGCGCCCTTCTTGGCCGCCTTCTTCGCGCCCTTCTTCACGGCCTTCTTGGCGGCCTTCTTCACGGTCTTGCGCGCAGCCTTCTTCGCGACCTTGCGGCCACCCTTCTTCGCCGCCTTCTTGGCGGCCTTCTTGGCAGGAGCCATTTGAACAACCCTCTCACGAGAGGTGAAAACGCTCACTTTCCCCCGGTGGAAAGGTGAGCACACATCCGAGGCGGCGCATGCACCGCGACCGGATGTGCTACGCGGCCTCCCGGAGGAGCGCGCAGCGTGGAGTCATGATGCGAGTCGCGAGCGGACGAACAGCAGCGGCATGAGCCACCGTCCGATGCGGCGCAGAACGCGCCGGCTCAGCAGACCGGAACCACGACGAGATGGTGATGGGGGGGAGGGCGCCGATGGGGCCGCGACGTGTGGCGGCAGCAGCGCACGCCGTCGCTCCGCGCAGCGGCGCGATCAACGACGGCGAAGGAGAGGTCGGTGCGCCAGCGGCACCGAACTCGCAAATGGGGGTCGACAGATCGACCGTGGCCTGCAGGTGGAACTCGTGCCGGTAAATCGCCACGCGTTGCCAGTGAGGACTGCGCGTCCCGGTCATGCGCGCATGGCAGGACAGGGAACGGATGTGGACATCTCGCGCAAGTCGTTGTATTGACGCGAATATACGCGTGGATAATTCCAACGCGCAATAGCGCGTATAAAGAACGCGCGCGATTAAGGAAGGCAACATTCCCGTTCGCGACGTTTCCCGACCGGTTCACCGCCCGTCGCGCGCACGCGGCGGATGCTGTTGGCGCCGACGCGACGCCGTGTAGCTTTGTCGTCTCCCCCTGAACAACTCTCCGCTGCCCTCGGGCGGCGTTTGCCTGGAGCGACATGAAAGCGCTGGTGAAGCAGACTGCGGCCCGTGGTCTGACGCTGACGGAAGTGCCCGAACCGAAAATCCGCGACGACGAAGTGCTCATCCGCGTGCGGAGCGCGGGCGTCTGCGGCACCGACGTGCACATCTACGAGTGGGACGCCTGGGCCTCGGCGCGCTGCAAACCGCCGTTCATCTGCGGTCACGAGTTTGCCGGCGACGTGGTGCAGGTCGGCGCGCTCGTCGAGAGCGTGAAGGTCGGCGACCGGGTGACGGCCGAGGGGCATATCGTGGACGAGCGCTCGCTCTTCAGTCGCACCGGCAATGCGCACGTCGACCCGTCCACCCGCATCATCGGCGTGGACCGCGACGGCTGCTTTGCGGAGTACATCGCGATGCCGGCCACCAATGTCTGGCACCTCGACGAGGCCATCAGTTACGACATCGGCGGCATCCACGACCCGATGGGCAACGCCTTCCACACGGCGCTGACGGCCGACATCCCGGGCAGCGTGGTGCTCATCACGGGCTGCGGACCGATCGGTGCGTTCGCGGTGGGTATCTGCAAGGCGGCCGGTGCGTCGCGCATCATTGCCACCGACGTGAACCCGCGGCGTCTCGAACTGGCGCGCCGCATGGGTGCGCACGACGCGGTGCATCCGGACGCGGCGCGCGAGGCGGTGATGGCGGCCAGTGACGGACACGGCGCCGACGTGGTGCTCGAGATGAGCGGCGTGCCGAGCGCGGTGCACCAGGCGTTCGCGCTGGCGCGTCCCGCCGGCCGGGTGAACATGCTGGGCATTCCGTCCAAGACCATCGACGTGGATTTCGCCTCGGAGATCATCTTCAAGGGGCTGACGATTTACGGCGTGGTGGGACGGCGGATGTACGACACCTGGCATCAGATGTCGCGCTTCCTGCGGTCGGGGGCGTTTGATCCGAGCCCGGTGATCACGCATCGGCTGCCGCTCGAGGCGGTGGACGAGGCGATGCATCTGATCAAGTCGGGGGAAGCGGGGAAGATCATCTTTACGCTGTGACGGCTACCGCTGTCTTTGTGAACTGCAACCGCAGTCGACTTGCTACCGCAGTCGGGGAACAGCTACTGCAGTCGGAACCGCACCCGCGGTCTGGGCTACCGAACCTGCGGTTTTGGACTGCTACCGCGGTCGTGGACTGCTACCGCAGTTGGCGTCACACATCGGTCGGAGTCGTCAGCCTGTGATGTGGGTCAGCGTCTTGGTCATGGTCGGGGCGACCCCGACCCACTGCCTGGGCTCACGACCGCGACTGCTGTTTGACCCCAACTGCGGTAGCGGTCAAAAACCGCGGTAGCTGTCCACGACCGCAGGTTCGGTAGCCCAGACCGCGGGGGCGGTTCCGACTGCAGTGGCAGCGCCCAGACGGCAGTGGCAAGTAGACTGCGGTAGCAGTCAGCCCCAACTGCGGTAACCAACAACATCGTAAGCCATGTCCCTCAATTCCGATCTCCTCGCCGAACTCTCCGCCCTCAAGGAAGCCGGCACCTACAAGCGCCTCAATCACATCGAGTCGCCGCAGGGTCCGCGCGTCCGCATGGAAGGCCGCGGCGAAGTCATCGTGCTCTCGTCCAACAACTACCTCGGCCTCGCCAACGAGCCCGCGGTCGTGGACGCCGGCATCGACGCCCTGCGCCGCTATGGCGCCGGCACCGCCAGCGTGCGCTTCATCTGCGGCACCTTCACCGTGCACCGCGAACTCGAAGCCGCCATCGCCCGCTTCGTCGGCACCGAAGCCAGCATGAGCTACGTCTCGGCGTGGAATGCCAACGAAGCCCTCACGCCCACCATCGCGCGCGAAGGCGATTTTGTCATTTCCGACGCCCTCAACCACGCGTCCATCATTGACTCGGTGCGTCTGGCCAAGGCCATGACCAAGTGCACCACGGCTGTGTACAAGCACGCCGACATGGACGATCTGCGTGAGAAGCTGCGCGCCAACAAGAGTGCGCCACGCAAGATCATCTGGACCGATGGCGTGTTCAGCATGGAGGGCGCCATCGCCAAGCTGCCCGACATTCTGCAGATCGCGCGCGAGGAAGACGCCATTGTCGTCATGGACGACTCGCACGCCACCGGCGTACTGGGTGCCACGGGCCGCGGCACGGCCGAGCATTTTGGTGTCGTCGGCGAGGTGGACATCATTACCTCCACACTCGGCAAGGCACTCGGCGGCGCAGCCGGTGGATTCATTGCCGGCTCGGCGGCGCTCTGCGACATCATGACCCAGCGCTCCCGTCCGCAGCTCTTCAGCAACGCACTCCCGCCCACGGTGGCCGCCAGTGCGCTCGCCGCCGTGCAGTTCACCGAGGCGCATCCCGAGCGCGTCACGCGGCTGCGCGAGAACGCCAACTATTTCCGTCAGGCCATCCAGGACGCAGGCTTCAAGCCACTGCCGGGCGAGACGCCCATCGTCCCCATCATTGTGGGCGAGACGGCGCTGGCCATCCGCATGAGCGACCTGCTGCTCGAGCGTGGCGTGTTCGTCACCGGGTTCGGCTTCCCCGTTGTGCCCAAGGGCGAGGCGCGCGTGCGCTGTCAGGTGAGCGCGGCCCACACCCGCGACGACCTCGATGCCGTGGTGGCCGCCTTCAAGGAAGCCGGCAAGGTGGCCGGTCTCCTGTAAGACATCGCATCACCAAGCACTCATGATGCCCTAATGCATTCGTAATCCCCGCCCTCTCACCGAGCGGCGGCCCGGACTGCACACTCTCCCCGTCGGCCTCGGTCGGCGGGGATTGTATTTGCAGGCATCACTCAAGCGATGGAGTGGCGATGCGCAGACGCTGGCAATTCAGACGGCCCCTCGCATTCATCGCCTCCGCCACATTCAGCGCAGCCTGCATGGACAGCACCGCACCCTTCCTCATGGACCTGCCACGTGAGGTGCGCAGTGTGCAGACGGCCGTTGGTTATGGGACCAACGGCAGTTGGCAGTCGGTTGTGCAGAACGGTCGCATCACGGCCATTCGCGAGGTGGTCGGCCAATTCGGCCACGTCCGATTGCGCGTGTATGCCTACGACAGCACGGGCCGCGTGCGCGACTACAGCGAGCGTCTGTTTGCCACGGGAGACTCGCTCCTGCTCAGGGCCAGCGACCTGCCCGACAGTGTGCCACTCGCAGCGGATGCGGTGGGGCACGAGCCGTGGGGGCGCGACATCCAACGCATTGCCGTGCACTTCCGCGCCGATGTGGCCATGCTCGCTGCAGGCCGCTCGCGCGTCCAGCCGGTCACGTTCTCACGCCGTGAGCTCAAGCGCATCGTACTCCACGGTGCGCGACTCTACGATGTGGCCACGAAGCAGGGGCAGATCAGATAGCGCGCCCGGTCGCACGCCACACAAACCGCAGCGGCCAATCCACGGCTTTCGAAATGCCAATGCGCGGCGTGACCAGCACCTCGGCGTCGGGCACGGGCTGACTCGGCAGAATGCCAAGCGCTGAGCCGCCCGTGAGTGACCAGCCATCACAGCGCCGGTCCACACCCAGCGCCGCGCACAGCTTGCCTGGTCCATCAGAGAGCGCACGGTCGCTTCGTGCCTTCGGCCGTCGCGCGCGCATGAGCGTCACACCTTCCGTGGGCTCGATGGCCCGGATGAGCACGGCCGCGCCATAGCCGTCTTCGCGCGTGACGGCATTGAGGCACCAGTGCATGCCGTAGATGAAGTACACATACGCGGTGCCGGGCGGCCCGAACATGTGCCAGGTGCGCGGTGTTCGACCCACGGCCGAATGCGACGCCGGGTCATGCGGACCGAGGTAGGCCTCCGTCTCCACGATGCGTCCACTCACCACGCCGTCATCGCTCTCATGGCGCAGCGTCGCGCCGAGCAGCGCACGTGCGACCACATCCGCCTCACGATCAAAGAACGAGGCCGGCAGAAAAGCCAACGGGGGAACCATCGCTGAACGATGATTCCCCCGCGGCCTTCTGTGAACGACGGCGGCTTACTTCTTTGCCGCCTTCTTGGCCGGAGCCTTCTTGGCCGGCGCGGCCGCCTTCTTGACGGGCGCCGCCTTCTTGGCCGCAGGAGCCGCCTTCTTGGCGGGCGTCTTGACCGCAGGGGCCTTGGCCGCAGGCGCCTTGGCCGGAGCCTTGGCCTGCGCCTTCTTGGCCGGTGCCTTGGCCGGTGCCTTGGCCGCCTTCTTCGCGGTCTTCACCGCCGCATCCTTGGCTTCCGCGGTTCCGTCATTCACCGTCTTTGCTTCCGGCACCTTGGCTTCCGTTGAACTGGCTTCCGTTGGCGCGGCTGCCGCAGTTACCTCGACCGCAGGCATCTTGGCTGCCGTCGTTACCCCGACCGCTGTGCCCACTACGCCGACCATGAGCAAGTCCGCCGGCGGCACCAGGCCCTTGCCTCGCGCCATGCCCCGTCCGCCAATGCCTCGCGCACCCATGCCACGCGGCGCTGCCGGCATGGCCGCTGCCTGTGCGGCCTGGACAGCCTTCTGCGCATCGTCGGCCACCTTGAGCTGCTCCACGATGCTCGCCGCATCCGAGGCGCGCGCCACTTCCCAGTCGTCGCCACGACGACGCAGGTCGATGAGGTTGGCATCGTGTGCGTCCTGCAAAATGCGCTCGAACATGCGCGGCGCCAGCGACTCACTGTCGCGGCCCAGCAAGTCAAACGCACGCTGACGCGCCGCGCTCGCACTGGTGACGGCGTCAGCCTCCACCAGCGACTCGACAGCACGACGCACCAGATCGAAAGCATCGCTGCGCGTGAGACGCTCACCCGAGCGGCCCACATTGTCGCCAACCGGCGCACTGGTGAACGTGGCCGGCACCGCGAGCGGCGCAGCACCGCGTTCGCCGCCACGTTCGCCACCACGATCACCGCGGTCACGGTCACGCCCGCGCCCACGACCGCGACGTCCGCGGCCACCCTCGCGGCCGCCCTCTCGGGCCTCCCGCTCCACCGTGTCCGCCGCCTCATCGGCCGCAGCGTCGGCGTCGTACCCGGCCTCACCCGGAAGCGGCCGGATACCAAGCGCCGCCACTACCGAATCAGGATCGGTGACGGTCTCTTCGGCGCGCACAGCGGGGACCTCAGTGGTTTCGCCCAAGGGTACGGCATCGATCGCGTCGTCGAGCAGATCGGTCGCCGCGTCCTCATGCCGATCCTCACCACGGTCACGATCGAAGCGATCACGGCCACGTCCACGACGTCCACGACGGCCACGACGATCATCGCGGTCGGCATCACGCGACACGTCACGCGACACGTCGGCAGCGGGCGCCGACGCAGCGGCCATCGGCAGCGGCGCACCATCCGGTGCGTCCACTTCCATTTGCCCGCTCTCCAGCTTGGTGACCTTGAGCAGGCCGCGCTGCTGCGCTTCCGTCACGAAGCGTGAGAACTTGGGATGCCCGAGGTTCTTCTCGTCGAAGGAGGCATCGATTTCCTGCATGACCTGCTTGAGACGGTCCGAGCGCATGACGTCGCCGTTGCGCTTCATGCGGCCCACCGCCTCGGTCACCAGCTCCCACGGATCCCAGCGCGTGGTTTCGTCTTCGCCCGTCTTCACGAGGCCGGCGAGCGCGTTGTACGAGTAGTACTCGTCGCAGTTCATCACCAGCAGATCGCTGGACGATTCACGGATGCCCACGCCGATGACGTACTTGCCGTACTCCTTGAGCTTGATGACCATGCTCGAGAAGTCGGAGTCGCCGCTGAGCAGCACGAAGGTGCCGATCTCAGGGCGCGTGAACACCAGCTCCAGCGCGTCGATGGCGAGGCGGATGTCGGTGGCGTTCTTCTTCGACGAGCCGTAGGCCGGCGCGAAGATGAGATCGATGCTCGCTTCGGTGAGCGGCACGATGTACTGCGGATAGCGACGCCAGTCCGCGTAGGCGCGGCGCACCGCCACCTTGCCCTTGATGATGTCCGACGAGAGGAGATTCTTGAGCTCCTCCTGCAGATCGGAGCGAATGCCCATCGTGACGTTGTCGAAGTCGATGAGCATGGCCGCGTTGGGCGCGTGGGCCGGTGGCGCGGCGTTGGGCTGCGCGACGGGCGCCATGGGCGCCACGGCCGAGGGGCTGCGATGGAACGGCGCAATGGCACGGGCGGGTGACGACCCGCCCGACCGGGAAGGATGACGACTCATGAGTTACTGGCCTGAAAACGAAGCAGGGTGATCGAGCGCGTTCGCGTGGAGCGCCGATGCGCTCATGGTGTTCGCACTCAGCGCGATCGCACGCGCGAGCTCTCGTCGCCGCACCTTGCCGCTCCCAGTCATGGGGAACGTGTCGAAGAAGCGCACGAGATCGGGAACCTTGTCGGCCGACATGGTGTCACGGGCAAACCGCTTGATTTCGTCGCCCGTGATGACGGCCCCTTCCACGGCCACGATGCACGCGCAGACCAGCTCTCCCATGACGTCATGGGGCACACCGATCACGCAGACATCGTCCACCGCCGGATGTGCGCGCAGGCGATCTTCGAGGTCGCGCGGATAGAGCTGCTGCCCTCCGCGCGTGATCGTCTCCTGGCGCCGTCCGAGAATCCGCACCGTACCATCCTCGTCGATGATGCCGAGGTCGCCGGTGAGGAAGTATCCATCCGGCGTAAGCACCTTGGCGGTCTCGGCCGGCATGCGGAGATAGCCCCGCATGAGATTGGGGCCGCGGACGGCGAGCTCGCCGACCGACTCCGGCCCGTGCAACTGACCCGTCACGAGGTCCATGGACATGACCTCCACCCCGGGCAGGGTGCTTCCCACACTGTGGCCGCGTATGTCATCACTGTCGCCGAAGCGCGTGATGGACACGACCGCACCGGTTTCGGTGAGGCCGTAGGCCACGAGCACGTCGCACCAGCGACGCACCTTGCGCACCAGCGCTTCACCCACGGCCGTGCCGGCCATGAGCCCCGTGCGCAGCGACTTGAGTCGCGACGCATCGAAGCTGTCTTCGCGCATGAGCAGGTGATACTGCGTGGGCACGCCATGCAGCACCGTGACCTGCGTGCGGATCATCAGCGTCAGCGCCTCGGCCGCATCAAACGCCGGCTGCAGCACCAGCGTGGCCCCACTCGCCATCGTGCCCAGCATGGCGCTGAAGCCGAAGATGGCAGAAAACGACACCGCCGTCAGCACGCGGTCTTCGGGCGACAGCTCGAGGACCTGGGCCGTGCGGACGGCGTTTTCGACCAGCGCGCGATGGGACAGCACCACCCCTTTGGGTTTGCCCATCGTACCCGACGTGTACAACACCGCGAGATCCTGCGTGTCGTCGTCGGGCACGTCCGGCAGACTGCGGCCGGCCCCTCGCGACACCAGATCTTCGAACTGGAAGATCCGGTCGTCGTACCACAGATCCTCGTCGCCCACCGTGACCACGTACTGCAGATCGGGCAGGTCTCCCAGCAGCTCTTCGAAGCGCTGCAGGAAATCCACCGCGCCCCACTGCTCGATGGTGACGACACAACTCACTTCGGCGTGTCTGAGCTGGTAGCGCAGGTCGTGCACGCTGAGCTGCGGACTGACGGGCACCAGCACGGCGCCAAGCCGTGCCGCCGCCAGGGTGGCAATGATCCACTCGATGCCGTTGGGCAGGTTCACGGCGATGCGATCGCCGCGGCCCAGGCCGAGTTCGGACAACGCGGCCGCCAGGCTGGACGCGTCGGCGTCCACCTGCTGGTACGTCCATGTCCGGTCCCCTGTCGTGGCCAACGGGCGCGTGGGATGTTCCTGCGCGCGCTGGCTGACGAGAGGGGCAAGGGACCACGAGGCTGCCATCTCACTCCGGGATCGGGTACAGCCACGTAAATTACCGACTATGAACGAGATGCGGAAGCAGACGGACGAGTGGGCCACGCCCGGCAGCCCCCGCGGGCCCGAGAGCGCCCCGCGTCAGGGCCTCCCGACGCGCGAGCTGCCCATGCGGGACGGCCGGTCACGGGCCCCGTTCCGCACGCGGCTCTTTGCCATGCTGCTGCTGTTCGCCGTCATTCCCTCGGTGGTGGTGACACTCGTCTGGGCCGGCGCCGCGCAGCGCATGCTCTCGCGCTTCTCCGCCCGC from Gemmatimonas sp. UBA7669 includes:
- a CDS encoding class I SAM-dependent rRNA methyltransferase, whose protein sequence is MNRRGAQRLRRGHPWVFRSDIERFPALPAGVVRVEESNGAPLGWALWSPASEISLRQIERDGARAIDAAWWHERLTLTLRRRDALASHANAYRLVHGEGDGLPSLVVDRYDEWLVVQLLSAGLETQREHIVASLRELTGCRGILARHDVPSREREGLERSVELLYGEVPRTVEVREHGVRYLAAPWDGQKTGAFLDQRENRVLVGQLARGRALDCFAYHGSFALHLAQRAEHVTALDISAPALARVAEHAARNELHNIDAVEGDAFDVLRAWHREGRQFDTIVVDPPAFAKSRAALDGALRGYKDINLQAMKVLAPGGTLFTASCSHHLSRGLFFEMLQEAVGDSGRRFALRAFTGQPVDHPEIIGIPETGYLKGAVLESMD
- a CDS encoding NYN domain-containing protein; translation: MSRHPSRSGGSSPARAIAPFHRSPSAVAPMAPVAQPNAAPPAHAPNAAMLIDFDNVTMGIRSDLQEELKNLLSSDIIKGKVAVRRAYADWRRYPQYIVPLTEASIDLIFAPAYGSSKKNATDIRLAIDALELVFTRPEIGTFVLLSGDSDFSSMVIKLKEYGKYVIGVGIRESSSDLLVMNCDEYYSYNALAGLVKTGEDETTRWDPWELVTEAVGRMKRNGDVMRSDRLKQVMQEIDASFDEKNLGHPKFSRFVTEAQQRGLLKVTKLESGQMEVDAPDGAPLPMAAASAPAADVSRDVSRDADRDDRRGRRGRRGRGRDRFDRDRGEDRHEDAATDLLDDAIDAVPLGETTEVPAVRAEETVTDPDSVVAALGIRPLPGEAGYDADAAADEAADTVEREAREGGREGGRGRRGRGRGRDRDRGDRGGERGGERGAAPLAVPATFTSAPVGDNVGRSGERLTRSDAFDLVRRAVESLVEADAVTSASAARQRAFDLLGRDSESLAPRMFERILQDAHDANLIDLRRRGDDWEVARASDAASIVEQLKVADDAQKAVQAAQAAAMPAAPRGMGARGIGGRGMARGKGLVPPADLLMVGVVGTAVGVTTAAKMPAVEVTAAAAPTEASSTEAKVPEAKTVNDGTAEAKDAAVKTAKKAAKAPAKAPAKKAQAKAPAKAPAAKAPAVKTPAKKAAPAAKKAAPVKKAAAPAKKAPAKKAAKK
- a CDS encoding glycine C-acetyltransferase, coding for MSLNSDLLAELSALKEAGTYKRLNHIESPQGPRVRMEGRGEVIVLSSNNYLGLANEPAVVDAGIDALRRYGAGTASVRFICGTFTVHRELEAAIARFVGTEASMSYVSAWNANEALTPTIAREGDFVISDALNHASIIDSVRLAKAMTKCTTAVYKHADMDDLREKLRANKSAPRKIIWTDGVFSMEGAIAKLPDILQIAREEDAIVVMDDSHATGVLGATGRGTAEHFGVVGEVDIITSTLGKALGGAAGGFIAGSAALCDIMTQRSRPQLFSNALPPTVAASALAAVQFTEAHPERVTRLRENANYFRQAIQDAGFKPLPGETPIVPIIVGETALAIRMSDLLLERGVFVTGFGFPVVPKGEARVRCQVSAAHTRDDLDAVVAAFKEAGKVAGLL
- a CDS encoding DNA-3-methyladenine glycosylase — its product is MVPPLAFLPASFFDREADVVARALLGATLRHESDDGVVSGRIVETEAYLGPHDPASHSAVGRTPRTWHMFGPPGTAYVYFIYGMHWCLNAVTREDGYGAAVLIRAIEPTEGVTLMRARRPKARSDRALSDGPGKLCAALGVDRRCDGWSLTGGSALGILPSQPVPDAEVLVTPRIGISKAVDWPLRFVWRATGRAI
- the mutM gene encoding bifunctional DNA-formamidopyrimidine glycosylase/DNA-(apurinic or apyrimidinic site) lyase; translated protein: MPELPEVEFAARRLRSAVLGHTLTAVDVLHPSAARHLPPAHRRALVGRQVSLVERRAKIQLLHLDDRSVLEVHFRMTGDWAFGDVGGDAPRFERVRLDTREGMRVSLVDSRAFAVVRWHAPDRFVLPDLGPEPLSDDFTVDALRDALASRRAPIKPVLLDQRVVAGVGNIYASEALWLARISPETPANALTGARQTARLTRLRDGIQEALRTAPATRYYNRGIHDGSPYDEPQEWRVYDREGQACARCGSRIVRSVQAGRSTYACRKCQR
- the tdh gene encoding L-threonine 3-dehydrogenase yields the protein MKQTAARGLTLTEVPEPKIRDDEVLIRVRSAGVCGTDVHIYEWDAWASARCKPPFICGHEFAGDVVQVGALVESVKVGDRVTAEGHIVDERSLFSRTGNAHVDPSTRIIGVDRDGCFAEYIAMPATNVWHLDEAISYDIGGIHDPMGNAFHTALTADIPGSVVLITGCGPIGAFAVGICKAAGASRIIATDVNPRRLELARRMGAHDAVHPDAAREAVMAASDGHGADVVLEMSGVPSAVHQAFALARPAGRVNMLGIPSKTIDVDFASEIIFKGLTIYGVVGRRMYDTWHQMSRFLRSGAFDPSPVITHRLPLEAVDEAMHLIKSGEAGKIIFTL
- a CDS encoding SAM-dependent methyltransferase, which encodes MRISRTAVSCPHSSTAPRATPISSPRSLKYEYELYVESEIEDYKDSVSRASLLKIGDEAVEVLRKSDQIALTELLVWQEVDRIIARRLRLPTYATWKRRRLKMLAEFRTPEHWGIAPDAAFVRELADSTDCHVLVAGAEREGPALYLAARGAAVTAVEPEEDAVERVVKAAHAAGLTERVRGLCADLGGWAPDVALHAVVCTPSAFAGLDVMDRARVIEVLQSATVDGGVHLVETIAAGTDRLPLEELHSRYHGWTISVERSAGSRETFMARKATVTAA